Proteins from a single region of Synechococcus sp. WH 8109:
- a CDS encoding DevA family ABC transporter ATP-binding protein — MAAVVVDNLSHAFGRGEMRREVLQNISFSIEPGEVVLLTGPSGCGKTTLLTLIGALRTVQQGEVSVLGASLDGAGRRRRQHVRRRIGMIFQGHNLLRCLTAEQNVQMGADLLPDLSYRARRDEARQWLRAVGLEDHMAKVPHDLSGGQKQRVAIARALAANPRLLLADEPTAALDSRTGREVVELLRRLAREQSCAVLMVTHDPRIVDVADRLLQMEDGRLKNAV, encoded by the coding sequence ATGGCAGCTGTTGTTGTCGACAATCTCTCCCATGCCTTCGGCCGAGGCGAGATGCGCCGCGAGGTTCTTCAGAACATCAGCTTCAGCATCGAGCCAGGCGAAGTGGTTTTGCTGACCGGTCCTTCGGGCTGTGGCAAGACAACACTCCTCACCTTGATAGGCGCCTTGCGGACGGTTCAGCAGGGTGAGGTGTCGGTGCTTGGTGCGTCCCTGGATGGAGCCGGCCGTCGGCGCCGTCAGCATGTGCGCCGGCGCATTGGAATGATTTTTCAGGGACACAACCTTCTGCGCTGCCTCACGGCTGAACAAAACGTGCAGATGGGAGCCGATCTTCTGCCTGATCTCAGTTACAGGGCTCGTCGGGATGAGGCCCGTCAGTGGCTTCGTGCCGTCGGCCTTGAGGACCACATGGCCAAAGTCCCGCATGACTTGTCCGGAGGACAGAAGCAGCGAGTCGCCATTGCGCGTGCCCTTGCCGCAAACCCCCGCCTTCTCCTGGCTGACGAACCCACCGCTGCCTTGGACAGCCGTACGGGCCGGGAGGTGGTGGAGCTGCTTCGTCGATTGGCCCGTGAACAATCCTGCGCGGTGCTGATGGTTACCCATGACCCGCGCATCGTTGATGTTGCCGATCGCTTGCTCCAGATGGAGGACGGGCGTTTAAAGAATGCTGTTTAG
- the devC gene encoding ABC transporter permease DevC yields MNRFWRGRQIPLSWLLLTRQPVRLLVALAGISFAGILMFMQLGFRDGLFDASVTAHRLFDADVVLISPRSASSVSMEAFPRRRLVQTLADSDVEGVTPVHWGLMLWRNPETRRNRSILALGFNPDDPFFVDPSLAKKTDALKQKGRILFDQLSRPEFGPIADWYRDGRVVETEIAGNRVRVAGLVSLGTSFGADGNLLTSTETFLDLMPQKPPGAIEVGLVRLKPGADPEQVVSRLSQRLPKDVSVLTKQGFIDFEQNYWKSSTSIGFIFTLGAAMGFVVGCVIVYQVLYTDVSDHLPEYATLMAMGYRLSHLLGVVVREGFYLAAMGYVPAYLAGQGLYWFVRDATKLPVGMDLSRALTVLVMILVMCMLSSFLAMRRLIDADPAEIF; encoded by the coding sequence ATGAACCGGTTTTGGCGGGGCCGTCAGATTCCCCTCTCCTGGTTGTTGCTGACGCGACAGCCCGTTCGCTTGCTTGTGGCGCTTGCCGGCATCAGCTTCGCGGGAATTCTGATGTTCATGCAGCTCGGATTCCGTGATGGCCTCTTTGACGCCAGCGTCACGGCGCACCGGCTGTTCGATGCCGATGTTGTTCTGATCAGTCCCCGCTCCGCCAGCTCCGTGAGCATGGAAGCCTTTCCAAGGCGGCGGCTTGTTCAGACCCTGGCTGATTCCGATGTCGAGGGGGTGACCCCGGTGCACTGGGGGCTGATGCTCTGGCGTAACCCAGAAACGCGGCGCAACCGGTCGATCCTGGCCTTGGGTTTCAATCCCGACGACCCCTTCTTCGTCGACCCCTCCCTGGCTAAAAAAACTGACGCTCTCAAGCAGAAAGGGCGGATCCTCTTCGATCAGTTGTCACGTCCTGAATTCGGACCCATTGCCGATTGGTATCGCGATGGCCGGGTGGTGGAAACCGAGATCGCTGGCAACCGTGTCCGGGTCGCGGGTCTGGTGAGCCTGGGCACCAGCTTCGGTGCCGACGGCAACCTGCTCACGAGCACTGAGACGTTTCTCGATCTGATGCCTCAGAAGCCGCCAGGGGCGATCGAAGTTGGTCTGGTGCGTTTGAAGCCAGGCGCGGATCCCGAGCAGGTGGTGTCCCGACTAAGCCAGCGACTACCAAAGGATGTTTCGGTGCTGACCAAGCAGGGCTTCATCGATTTCGAGCAGAATTACTGGAAGAGCAGCACCTCTATCGGTTTCATCTTCACCCTCGGCGCTGCCATGGGCTTCGTGGTGGGGTGCGTGATCGTATACCAGGTGCTGTACACAGATGTGAGTGATCACCTGCCGGAATACGCCACTTTGATGGCCATGGGGTACCGCCTCAGCCATCTGTTGGGAGTGGTGGTTCGTGAGGGGTTCTATCTGGCGGCGATGGGGTACGTCCCCGCCTACCTGGCCGGTCAGGGGCTGTACTGGTTTGTTCGTGACGCCACCAAGCTGCCCGTCGGCATGGATCTGTCCCGAGCTTTGACCGTTCTGGTGATGATACTGGTGATGTGCATGTTGTCGTCGTTCCTGGCCATGCGTCGTCTCATCGATGCAGACCCTGCGGAGATCTTCTGA
- a CDS encoding HlyD family efflux transporter periplasmic adaptor subunit, giving the protein MTPKRWSVLAGSLVIAVIGGWLLRPTPEPKPVEPKPARTVRPEAVAALGQLEPAGDIRNLAAPNAGMAGTPRVAVLNVNEGDLIKTGQVLASFDHRDGLLADLERVDAQLSSLDQEIQLQALEVERFSKAADWGAAELTLVDNKREELVRLQGKRDQALAERKGLRADLALSQLISPLDGVVLKLHARAGERPGAEGVMDVGANHAMQASIEVYESDISLIRLDQSVRLISENGGFRGELVGRVLRISPQVEQRSVLSTDPTGDADARVVVVDVVLNPEDAAKVSRLAGLKVIARFDP; this is encoded by the coding sequence ATGACCCCCAAGCGCTGGTCTGTTCTGGCTGGAAGTTTGGTCATTGCGGTCATTGGAGGCTGGTTGCTGCGGCCGACGCCCGAACCCAAGCCGGTTGAACCTAAGCCTGCACGCACCGTTCGTCCCGAAGCGGTCGCCGCCCTGGGGCAGCTGGAGCCCGCTGGGGACATCCGCAATCTGGCGGCTCCCAATGCGGGGATGGCTGGGACACCCCGGGTGGCAGTCCTCAATGTGAATGAGGGTGATCTGATCAAGACCGGCCAGGTGTTGGCGTCCTTCGATCACCGGGATGGCCTCCTCGCTGATTTGGAGCGCGTCGATGCGCAGCTGAGCAGCCTCGACCAGGAGATACAGCTTCAGGCCCTTGAGGTGGAGCGCTTCAGCAAAGCCGCCGATTGGGGTGCGGCCGAATTGACTCTGGTGGACAACAAGCGTGAAGAGCTGGTGCGTCTTCAGGGAAAGCGGGATCAGGCCTTGGCGGAGCGCAAAGGGCTTCGGGCCGACCTCGCTCTCAGTCAGCTGATCTCGCCCCTTGATGGTGTTGTGCTCAAGCTGCATGCCCGTGCAGGCGAGCGCCCCGGTGCAGAGGGGGTGATGGATGTGGGGGCCAATCATGCGATGCAGGCCAGCATCGAGGTCTACGAATCCGATATTTCTCTGATCCGCCTCGACCAGTCCGTGCGCCTCATCAGCGAGAACGGTGGTTTCCGCGGTGAACTCGTCGGGCGCGTCCTGCGCATCAGCCCGCAGGTGGAACAACGGTCTGTTCTCTCCACCGACCCCACCGGCGATGCCGACGCCCGCGTTGTGGTGGTTGATGTGGTGCTTAATCCTGAAGATGCCGCCAAGGTCAGCCGTCTGGCGGGTTTGAAGGTGATCGCCCGCTTCGATCCATGA
- a CDS encoding phycocyanobilin:ferredoxin oxidoreductase yields MQPKPLAPPSGQHPLVQALAASIRSAWAGLPGLEILPCDEDLRFIQGQLDGEGLSIGNELFRCIGLRKLHLEVARLGNGLQILHSVWFPDPHYDLPIFGADIVAGPAGISAAIVDLSPTSDALPEQLIQRLEARPWPAFRQGRELPAWGSAIFSNKVCFIRPDGADEEAAFQELVSHYLQVMATSVIEATPEPSTALTTVRRYEGQLNYCLQQKRNDKTRRVLEKAFDSAWADRYIDMLLFDNPPEL; encoded by the coding sequence ATGCAGCCCAAGCCGCTGGCGCCACCGTCAGGACAGCATCCCCTCGTCCAGGCCTTGGCGGCGTCGATCCGTAGTGCCTGGGCGGGATTACCCGGATTGGAAATACTCCCTTGCGATGAGGATTTGCGCTTCATCCAGGGGCAACTCGATGGTGAAGGCCTATCCATTGGCAACGAGCTTTTTCGCTGCATCGGACTTCGCAAGCTTCATTTGGAGGTTGCACGACTCGGCAACGGCTTGCAGATCCTCCACAGCGTCTGGTTCCCAGATCCCCACTACGACTTGCCGATCTTCGGGGCCGACATCGTGGCCGGCCCTGCAGGCATCTCCGCCGCGATCGTCGATCTGTCCCCCACCTCCGATGCCTTGCCGGAGCAACTGATTCAGCGGCTTGAGGCCAGGCCATGGCCGGCGTTCCGTCAGGGTCGGGAGCTGCCGGCCTGGGGATCAGCCATCTTCTCCAACAAGGTGTGCTTCATCCGCCCCGATGGTGCTGACGAGGAAGCAGCCTTTCAGGAGCTGGTGAGCCACTACCTGCAGGTGATGGCCACCAGCGTGATCGAGGCGACTCCCGAACCGTCAACGGCTCTCACTACAGTCCGCCGGTACGAGGGTCAGTTGAACTATTGCCTTCAGCAGAAACGCAACGACAAGACCCGCCGCGTACTCGAGAAGGCCTTCGATTCAGCCTGGGCCGATCGCTACATCGACATGCTTCTTTTCGACAACCCACCGGAACTCTGA
- a CDS encoding pitrilysin family protein, giving the protein MELCHAVLNLPFSGPPLDHWTLPNGVRCVTADMPDAPLTCLDLWCRAGSASEQPGEEGMAHFLEHMVFKGSQQLVAGAFDEAIEALGGSSNAATGFDDVHFHVLTPPDRASEALDLLLELVLQPSLEPDGFNTERGVVLEEIAQYADQPNEQVLQLLLSKGCDQHPYGRPILGTPPSLEAMTPGAMRAFHQRQYRGSNCCLAMAGPASAELRSALESSALADLLDSPEPPSPSSPLSVRPGRESVVVDRLESARLLMLWEAPRAQDQTGVMAADLATTLLGEGRRSRLVNRLREELQIVESVSMDLSVLEQGSLITLEVICPDEHLEAVEDEVNQQLRAMAEELVSDQELKRGQQLVSNGLRYALESAGQVSGLSASQTLWDRQQDLLQPLALLPPWTAERLRSDLFPRLQPEQAFVLTAQAKTKHG; this is encoded by the coding sequence ATGGAACTTTGCCACGCAGTTCTGAACCTTCCGTTCTCCGGTCCCCCACTGGACCATTGGACCCTCCCCAACGGAGTGCGCTGCGTGACGGCCGACATGCCGGATGCACCACTGACCTGTCTCGATCTCTGGTGCCGTGCCGGGAGTGCCAGTGAGCAGCCAGGGGAAGAGGGCATGGCCCATTTCCTAGAGCACATGGTGTTCAAGGGAAGTCAGCAGCTGGTCGCAGGGGCATTCGATGAAGCCATCGAAGCCCTGGGGGGCAGTAGCAATGCCGCCACAGGCTTTGATGACGTTCACTTCCACGTGCTGACACCACCGGATCGGGCCAGCGAAGCGTTGGATCTGTTGTTGGAACTGGTGTTGCAGCCAAGCCTCGAGCCTGACGGGTTCAACACGGAACGGGGGGTGGTGCTTGAAGAGATTGCTCAATACGCCGATCAACCCAATGAGCAGGTGCTGCAACTGCTGTTGAGCAAGGGCTGTGACCAGCACCCCTACGGCCGACCCATCCTGGGTACACCCCCCAGCCTGGAGGCCATGACGCCCGGGGCCATGCGGGCGTTTCATCAGCGGCAGTACCGCGGTTCCAACTGCTGCCTGGCGATGGCCGGGCCTGCATCAGCGGAGCTACGCAGTGCCCTGGAGTCCTCGGCTCTGGCGGACCTCCTGGATTCGCCTGAGCCCCCATCTCCGTCATCACCCCTGAGCGTCCGTCCTGGACGCGAAAGCGTTGTTGTGGACCGGCTCGAATCCGCTCGACTGCTGATGCTCTGGGAAGCTCCACGGGCCCAGGATCAGACAGGCGTTATGGCAGCAGATCTCGCCACAACCCTGCTGGGGGAAGGACGACGCAGTCGTCTCGTGAACCGCTTGAGGGAGGAACTACAGATCGTTGAAAGCGTGTCGATGGACCTCTCGGTTCTGGAGCAGGGAAGCCTGATCACGCTGGAGGTGATCTGCCCGGACGAGCATCTGGAGGCTGTGGAAGACGAGGTGAACCAGCAGCTGCGCGCCATGGCAGAGGAGCTCGTCAGCGATCAGGAGCTGAAACGGGGCCAGCAGCTGGTGAGCAACGGACTGCGCTATGCCTTGGAATCGGCGGGCCAGGTGTCTGGGCTCAGCGCCAGCCAGACCCTCTGGGACCGGCAGCAGGATCTGCTCCAACCTTTGGCCCTCCTGCCGCCATGGACGGCGGAACGGCTTCGCTCAGACCTGTTTCCCAGGCTTCAACCCGAACAAGCGTTTGTGCTGACCGCCCAGGCCAAGACGAAACACGGATGA
- a CDS encoding pitrilysin family protein, with translation MRNPELLIEPVSSPGILAAKLLLPFGSADDPAGTRGAHDLLASLLSRGCGQHNHVDLADLVEGCGAGLRCDAQEDALVLSLRCTVEDAEQLLPLLAQMVRSPQLDPGQVALERSLTIQALHRQREDPFHCATTGWRQLTYGNGGYGHDPMGIAEELSDLDREALLPLAEQLPRASSVLALAGSVPPQIIDTICSLEDFRDWPEGSSNDRSGRRPYAEAVGTETIQLEAMDTEQVVLMLGQATLGHGHPDELALRLLQCHLGVGMSSLLFQRLREDHGVAYDVAAHFPALAGPAPFVLMASSVEERSELALDLLLNIWDELSEQPLSEAALELARAKYIGQLAQGLQTCSQRAERRVQLKAQKLPDDHDQRCVETLAELTPTDVLHAAKRWLMKPRLSLCGTSAALKQLERRWDRRDAA, from the coding sequence ATGAGGAACCCCGAACTACTGATCGAACCGGTCTCCAGCCCGGGGATTCTGGCCGCAAAACTGCTGCTTCCTTTCGGCAGCGCCGACGACCCTGCAGGAACACGGGGTGCCCATGACCTGCTGGCATCTCTGCTCAGCCGCGGCTGTGGCCAGCACAACCACGTTGACCTGGCGGACCTTGTTGAGGGATGCGGAGCAGGTCTGCGCTGTGATGCCCAGGAGGATGCGCTCGTGCTGAGCCTGCGCTGCACGGTGGAAGACGCGGAGCAGCTTCTGCCCCTGCTGGCACAGATGGTTCGTTCCCCCCAGCTTGATCCTGGCCAGGTGGCCCTTGAACGTTCGCTCACGATTCAGGCTTTGCATCGTCAACGAGAGGACCCCTTCCATTGCGCCACGACCGGATGGCGGCAGCTGACCTATGGCAACGGGGGCTACGGCCACGACCCGATGGGCATCGCTGAAGAGCTGAGTGACCTGGATCGGGAGGCACTTCTTCCCCTGGCCGAACAACTACCGAGGGCATCGAGCGTTCTCGCCTTGGCGGGCAGCGTCCCGCCGCAAATCATTGACACGATTTGCTCCCTTGAAGACTTTCGCGACTGGCCAGAAGGCAGCAGCAACGATCGCTCAGGCCGCCGTCCCTACGCCGAAGCGGTTGGAACCGAGACGATCCAGCTCGAAGCGATGGACACCGAGCAGGTGGTTCTAATGCTTGGGCAGGCGACGCTGGGGCATGGCCACCCGGATGAACTGGCGTTGCGTCTGTTGCAGTGCCATTTGGGGGTGGGCATGTCGAGCCTGCTGTTCCAGCGCCTGCGAGAAGACCATGGCGTGGCTTACGACGTGGCCGCGCACTTCCCTGCCCTGGCAGGACCGGCGCCCTTTGTGCTGATGGCCTCGAGCGTGGAGGAGCGCTCAGAGCTCGCGCTGGACTTGCTGCTGAACATCTGGGACGAGCTGAGTGAGCAACCCCTCAGTGAGGCCGCACTCGAGCTCGCACGGGCCAAGTACATAGGTCAGCTCGCCCAGGGCCTGCAGACCTGCTCCCAACGGGCAGAGCGACGGGTTCAGCTGAAGGCCCAGAAGCTTCCCGACGATCATGACCAGCGCTGTGTGGAGACTCTTGCGGAACTGACACCGACGGATGTGCTCCATGCCGCCAAACGTTGGCTGATGAAACCACGACTCAGCCTGTGCGGAACCTCCGCTGCACTGAAGCAGCTCGAACGACGCTGGGATCGGCGGGACGCTGCTTAG
- a CDS encoding DUF3148 domain-containing protein, giving the protein MSVSIGDQLRLSQQLPYLKSADPMPMLRPPDLVAAGEVGEVVALHPMDTVAVRFRRGTFLIPLDRLDPVDAAEVD; this is encoded by the coding sequence ATGTCGGTATCGATTGGTGATCAGCTGCGCCTGTCGCAGCAGCTTCCATACCTCAAGTCGGCGGATCCGATGCCGATGCTGCGACCGCCCGATCTGGTGGCCGCCGGTGAAGTGGGCGAGGTGGTTGCACTTCATCCGATGGACACGGTTGCCGTGCGTTTTCGCCGGGGCACGTTTCTGATCCCCCTCGATCGACTGGATCCGGTGGATGCCGCTGAGGTGGACTAA
- a CDS encoding biotin transporter BioY, which produces MRALASWCGALAGLLAILVGGLVPAALVLPAPEPILLPLPVTWQVPALLLCAMVSGPRAGVMAAVGYLTLGLFSLPVFHGGGGLNYVLEPGFGYLAGFVPAAWLTGRLAQQDGMDDLPRQSLCALAGLLGLQICGVLNLALGALLGRWSLGFPELLMQFSIGPLTAQMLLCIGAGFLSIVLRRLLIIEP; this is translated from the coding sequence GTGAGGGCTCTCGCCTCCTGGTGTGGTGCCCTCGCGGGTCTGCTGGCCATCCTCGTCGGAGGTCTTGTACCGGCCGCGTTGGTCCTGCCTGCTCCCGAGCCGATCCTTCTCCCCCTGCCGGTCACATGGCAGGTGCCAGCGCTGCTTCTCTGCGCAATGGTCAGTGGCCCGCGTGCCGGCGTGATGGCTGCTGTTGGCTATCTGACCTTGGGATTGTTCAGTCTGCCGGTGTTCCATGGCGGTGGGGGGCTGAACTACGTGCTTGAACCGGGTTTCGGCTATCTCGCGGGCTTCGTGCCCGCGGCCTGGCTCACCGGTCGACTGGCGCAGCAGGACGGCATGGATGACTTGCCTAGACAGTCGCTCTGCGCCCTGGCTGGTCTGCTTGGTCTCCAGATCTGCGGCGTGCTGAATCTCGCCCTCGGGGCGCTGCTGGGGCGATGGAGCCTTGGCTTCCCCGAACTGCTAATGCAGTTTTCAATCGGTCCGCTAACGGCTCAGATGCTGCTCTGCATCGGTGCAGGATTCCTGTCAATTGTGCTGCGCCGGTTGTTGATCATCGAGCCATGA
- the lspA gene encoding signal peptidase II gives MTRPLPRRTTLLIALFIVVVDQLSKAAASSALQGGQSLPLLPHLLSLQLVHNTGAAFSVLQGSTALLGLLSLGVGIGLILWIWRERVLPFWQALAAAALLGGTVGNGIDRWRLGHVVDFLALEPIDFPIFNGADVAINFAVLCFAIDLWTRRGDSSLRDNSRG, from the coding sequence ATGACGAGACCACTTCCACGTCGCACAACCCTGCTGATTGCCCTGTTCATCGTGGTGGTGGATCAGCTGAGCAAGGCGGCGGCCTCGAGCGCCTTGCAAGGGGGCCAATCCCTACCCCTGCTGCCGCATCTGCTCTCGCTGCAATTGGTGCACAACACCGGCGCAGCCTTCAGTGTTCTGCAGGGTTCCACTGCCTTGCTTGGGCTGCTCAGCTTGGGGGTAGGCATCGGGCTGATCCTGTGGATCTGGCGTGAACGGGTGCTGCCGTTCTGGCAGGCCCTCGCCGCAGCAGCGCTTCTGGGCGGAACCGTGGGCAATGGGATTGACCGTTGGCGTCTGGGACACGTGGTGGATTTTCTGGCCCTCGAACCGATCGATTTCCCGATCTTCAACGGGGCGGATGTCGCCATCAATTTCGCAGTGCTCTGCTTTGCCATCGACCTTTGGACCCGCCGGGGTGACAGCAGCCTTCGTGACAACAGCCGTGGCTGA
- a CDS encoding YcjF family protein: MKRQTRLLIGLAVAFLALVLIGAAVQTIRSLLWDLSYFLPPWLLTPVLLLGFALVATLAVQVGWPMWKRLKSRSTQRPRQATAAPQNRRDAATTSLGHVDRLIERIQDDISRRSLQTERDRVAEELKRGDLVVVVFGTGSSGKTSLIRALLNEMVGDVGAPMGVTKTSRAYRLRLKGLERGLQLVDTPGILEAGEEGLSREETARRRAVRADLLIVVVDGDLRASEYAVVTSLAGLGKRLLLVLNKRDLRGVDEEKRLLQVLRSRCQGQLNAADVVACSASPQSIPQPGRRPLQPLPDVSDLLQRLAVVLHAEGEELIADNILLQCRSLDSRGRDLLNDQRSREAKRCIDRYSWMGAGIVAANPLPGVDLLSTAAVNAQMILEMAKIYGVEMSRDRAKDLAMSLGQTLGKLGIVKGAMSLLGTSLSLSLPTLVLGQVLQGVVTAWLTRIAGSSFMRYFEQDQDWGDGGMQTVVQQAFELNRRELSLRRFLASAMRQVVEPLQTSAAGRLPPRPGPQQEGEASAPGHPER, encoded by the coding sequence ATGAAACGCCAAACCCGGTTGCTGATCGGTCTCGCCGTTGCCTTCTTGGCACTTGTGCTGATAGGCGCTGCCGTTCAGACCATCCGCAGCCTGCTGTGGGATCTGAGTTACTTCCTGCCTCCCTGGTTGCTCACGCCGGTGCTGCTGCTGGGGTTCGCGCTGGTGGCCACCCTGGCGGTGCAAGTGGGTTGGCCGATGTGGAAACGCCTGAAATCGCGCTCAACCCAACGCCCACGCCAAGCCACCGCCGCTCCACAGAACCGGCGGGATGCCGCTACCACCAGCCTCGGCCACGTGGATCGTCTGATCGAACGCATTCAGGACGACATCAGTCGCCGCAGCCTTCAGACCGAACGCGATCGGGTCGCTGAGGAACTGAAGCGAGGCGATTTGGTGGTTGTGGTGTTCGGCACTGGATCCAGCGGCAAGACATCGCTGATCCGTGCCCTGCTCAATGAAATGGTCGGCGATGTGGGAGCGCCCATGGGCGTGACCAAAACCAGCCGCGCCTACCGCCTGCGTTTGAAAGGCCTCGAGCGTGGTCTTCAGCTCGTGGATACCCCAGGAATCCTGGAAGCCGGAGAGGAAGGACTCAGCCGGGAGGAAACAGCCCGTCGTCGGGCGGTTCGTGCCGATCTTTTGATCGTGGTGGTGGACGGGGACCTCAGAGCCTCGGAATACGCCGTTGTGACCTCGCTCGCCGGGCTCGGCAAGCGGCTGCTCCTGGTGCTGAACAAGCGGGATTTACGCGGAGTTGACGAGGAGAAAAGGCTCCTGCAGGTGCTTCGCTCCCGTTGCCAGGGACAGCTCAACGCTGCTGATGTGGTGGCCTGCAGTGCCTCTCCTCAATCGATTCCTCAACCCGGCCGTCGCCCGCTGCAGCCGCTGCCTGACGTCAGCGATCTGCTGCAGCGCCTTGCCGTTGTGCTGCACGCCGAGGGGGAGGAATTGATTGCCGACAACATCCTTCTGCAGTGCCGATCCCTCGACAGCCGCGGGCGTGACCTGTTGAACGACCAGCGGTCTCGGGAAGCCAAACGCTGCATTGACCGCTACAGCTGGATGGGAGCGGGGATTGTCGCTGCCAACCCGCTGCCAGGGGTGGATCTGTTGAGCACCGCAGCGGTGAATGCCCAGATGATCCTGGAGATGGCCAAGATCTATGGGGTCGAGATGTCCCGTGATCGCGCCAAAGATCTGGCCATGTCCCTTGGACAGACCCTGGGCAAGTTGGGCATCGTCAAAGGGGCCATGAGCTTGCTGGGAACCAGCCTGAGCCTGAGCTTGCCCACTCTGGTGCTGGGGCAAGTGCTCCAGGGGGTGGTGACCGCATGGCTCACCCGAATCGCCGGAAGCAGTTTCATGCGCTACTTCGAACAGGACCAGGACTGGGGTGACGGTGGCATGCAGACCGTGGTTCAGCAGGCCTTTGAGCTCAACCGACGGGAGCTCTCACTGCGGCGCTTTCTGGCCAGTGCCATGCGGCAAGTGGTTGAACCGCTTCAGACGTCCGCGGCGGGACGTCTTCCCCCCCGGCCAGGGCCTCAGCAGGAGGGGGAAGCATCGGCCCCCGGGCATCCAGAACGGTGA
- a CDS encoding aminotransferase class V-fold PLP-dependent enzyme, producing the protein MQACSESQHPPDRLAPFAIPSAEDPVLRDFLHRSSDLLCRWIGSADRSSPVPVMRPLPDVAPGLNGANVESLLSDLQQVMDGAYQPSHPGALAHLDPPPLTASIAAELVCAGLNNNLLAEELSPGLTGLEHDLCLWFCHRIGLPAGSGGVLASGGTLSNLMALVAARAALGATHRDPVLLCSQDAHVSINKAAKVMGLADDALQTLPVAADGGLCLEALAKRLRSLQAEGRPCLSVVATAGTTVRGAIDPLSDLATLCRDAGVWMHVDAAIGGVFALTARHASLMDGMERADSITLNPQKLLGITKASSLLLLRDRTHLRQAFSTGLPYMEAPRGMDHGGEIGLQGTRPAEILKLWLGLRQLGEAGIEATLSDALERRTAFAAQLDLEKFTLLAGDLHLLAFHPRHGDAAAAGRWSEDTRQMLLSHGYMLSRPFYGDRFCLKAVFGNPHTTARHLSDLSGRLIGSLAPA; encoded by the coding sequence TTGCAAGCCTGTTCCGAGTCTCAGCACCCACCGGATCGGCTTGCTCCGTTCGCCATCCCCTCGGCCGAAGACCCGGTGCTGAGGGACTTCCTGCATCGCAGTTCGGATCTGCTCTGCCGTTGGATCGGCTCCGCTGATCGATCAAGCCCGGTCCCCGTCATGCGCCCCTTGCCTGATGTGGCACCAGGGCTTAATGGGGCCAACGTTGAATCGCTGCTCAGTGATCTTCAGCAGGTGATGGATGGGGCGTATCAGCCGTCCCATCCCGGTGCTCTGGCCCATCTCGATCCGCCCCCGCTTACTGCGTCGATTGCGGCGGAATTGGTCTGTGCAGGTCTCAACAACAACCTCCTGGCTGAGGAGCTTTCGCCTGGTCTGACCGGCCTGGAACATGACCTCTGCCTCTGGTTTTGCCACAGGATTGGCTTGCCTGCCGGTTCCGGGGGGGTGCTGGCCAGCGGCGGGACCCTGAGCAATCTCATGGCCCTGGTGGCGGCACGGGCGGCGTTGGGGGCCACCCATCGGGATCCTGTGCTGCTGTGCAGCCAAGACGCTCACGTCTCCATCAACAAGGCCGCAAAGGTGATGGGGCTGGCGGATGATGCCCTTCAGACGCTTCCTGTGGCCGCGGATGGAGGCCTTTGCCTCGAGGCTTTGGCCAAGCGTTTGAGATCTCTGCAAGCGGAGGGGCGGCCTTGTCTGTCGGTAGTGGCCACGGCCGGCACCACGGTGCGCGGAGCCATTGATCCTCTCTCGGATCTGGCAACCCTCTGCCGTGACGCTGGGGTTTGGATGCATGTTGATGCGGCCATCGGCGGTGTGTTCGCCCTCACGGCCCGCCATGCCTCTCTGATGGATGGCATGGAACGTGCTGATTCGATCACGCTGAATCCCCAGAAATTGCTGGGCATCACTAAGGCGTCATCTCTGCTGTTGCTTCGGGATCGAACCCATCTCCGCCAGGCCTTTTCAACAGGATTGCCCTACATGGAGGCGCCCAGGGGGATGGATCACGGCGGGGAGATCGGCTTGCAGGGCACCCGACCTGCAGAGATCCTCAAGCTTTGGCTGGGCCTCCGTCAGTTGGGCGAGGCGGGCATCGAAGCAACGCTCAGCGATGCTTTGGAACGGCGAACCGCCTTCGCAGCCCAATTGGACTTGGAGAAGTTCACGTTGTTGGCGGGTGACCTGCACCTGCTGGCCTTCCATCCCAGACACGGGGACGCTGCTGCAGCCGGCCGTTGGAGTGAAGACACCCGGCAAATGCTGCTGTCTCATGGCTACATGCTGTCGCGACCGTTCTACGGCGACCGTTTCTGCCTCAAGGCGGTTTTTGGAAACCCCCACACCACGGCTCGGCACCTCAGCGACCTGTCGGGACGTCTAATTGGATCGCTGGCTCCAGCCTGA